CATGGGTCACATCAGCGCAGCCCGCCCTGAGAAGCGGCGCGCCTTCCCGGCCGCCCGGCACGGGGGCAGTCCATGAATACGGTACTGACTTCTGTGGCCGCCTTTGTGGTTACCCTGGGAATTTTAATCACCATCCACGAGTTCGGGCATTACTGGGTTGCACGCCGTCTGGGGGTCAAGGTGCTGCGCTTTTCGATCGGCTTCGGGCGGCCCTTGTGGCGGCGTCTCGCCGGGCCCGATCAAACCGAATACGTGGTCGCGGCCTTGCCTCTCGGCGGTTACGTCAAGATGCTCGATGAACGAGAGGGCGAGGTCAAACCCGAAGAACTCTCGCGCGCCTTTAACCGCAAGAGTGTCGGACGCCGCGCCGCCATCGTAGCCGCCGGCCCAGTGTTCAATTTTCTGTTCGCCATCCTGGCCTACTGGATCATGTTTGTCATCGGCGTCGAGGGCGTGAAGCCGGTCGTCGGCGAGATACAGCCCGCCTCCATCGCCGCGCAGGCGGGCTTGAAGGGCAACGACGAGATCGTGACTGTAGCCGGCAAGGCGACCCCCACCTGGGAGGCGGTGCTGTTTATATTGCTGGACAAGGTGTATGACAAGGGAGAGATCGTGCTCGAGGTACGCGATCAGGACTCCCGCCGGCGCCTGCACACCCTCGACCTCAGGGGCGCTCCGAAGGGGTTGGACCGCGGCGATCTGCTCGAAAACTTAGGGATAAGGCCGGTTCGGCCGGTGCTCCCCGCGGTGATTGGCGAGGTGGAGAAGGGAAGTGCGGCGGAGGCGGCCGGCCTTGCCAAGGGGGATAAAATCCTCACGGCAGATGGCGCGGCTATCCGTGTGTGGGACGACTGGGTGAATGTTGTCCGCAAACGTCCCAATCAGATCATCAAGATGCAGATCGAGCGTGCCGGTGCGCCGCTCGCTTTAGAGGTGAAGCCCGCGGCCGTGAAGGCCCAAACAGGCATCATAGGGCGTATCGGTGCTGCGCCCGAACCGCCTGCTGAAATTCCGGCGGCGCTGCGCGCCGTGGTGCGCTACAACCCCGCCGAAGCCCTGCTGCAAGCGGGCGCCAAGACCTGGGAGATGAGCGCACTCACCCTGCGCGTGCTCGGCAAAATGGTGGTCGGCCAGGCTTCGCTGGAAAACCTGAGCGGGCCCCTCAGCATCGCGCAATATGCGGGCTACTCCGCGCAAGACGGCCTGGCGTCCTTTTTGCGCTTTCTGGCCATCGTCAGCGTCAGCCTGGGGGTGCTCAATCTGTTGCCCGTACCGGTATTGGATGGCGGCCATCTGATGTATTATCTTATTGAAGCCGTCACCCGCCGGTCCATCCCCGCCGGGATAGAGCAATTGGGACAACGAATAGGCATCGCCCTCCTGCTGGGGCTTACCGTGCTGGCCTTCTACAACGATTTGACGCGACTATTTGGGTAAGTACACTTCCGTATTTAAAAATATCAGGCGCCCTAATGAAAAATTTGCTGCAAGTATTGCTGGTATCCATACTGCTGATCACGCGCGCATGGGCGGTGGAGCCTTTTGTGGTGAAGGACATTCGCCTCGAGGGTCTGCAACGCATTTCGGCGGGGACGGTGTTCAATTATTTGCCCATCAAGGTTGGCGAGACGTTGGACGAGGCCCGTTCCGCGGAGGCGATCCGCGCATTGTTCAAGACCGGATTTTTCAAGGATGTGCGCCTGGAGCGGGAGGGCGACGTGCTGGTCATCTACGTCACCGAGCGGCCGGCCGTCGCCAGCATCAAGATCTCCGGCAACAAGGACATCGAGACGGATACGCTGTTAAAGGCCCTCAAGGAGCAAGGCATGGCCGAGGGCCAGGTGTTCGACCGCTCGCTGCTCGACAAGGTGGAGCAAGAGTTGAATCGCCAGTATTTCAGCCGCGGCAAATACGGCGTCAAGATCAGCCCGACGGTGACGCCGCTGGAGCGCAATCGGGTGGCGGTCACGATAGACATCTCCGAAGGCCGGGCGGCCAGAATCCGCGAGATCAACATCGTCGGCAACAAGGTCTTTGGCAAGGAAGATCTGCTCGATACGTTCCAATTGGGCGGCCCTACGTGGATCTCGTTTTATACCGACAGCGATCAGTATTCCAAGCAGAAGCTGACTGCCGATCTGGAGTCGCTGCGTTCCTTTTATCTGGACCGCGGCTATCTGAATTTCAATATTGATTCCACGCAAGTATCCATTACGCCGGACAAGAAAGACATTTACATCACCGTCAATATCACCGAGGGCGAGAAGTACACGGTCAAGGAGGTGAAGCTGGCCGGGGATCTGGTTGCGCCCCAAGAAGAGTTGACCAGGCTCATCAGCGTTCAAACCGGCTCGATCTTTTCCCGCAAGGCGGCCACCGAAAGCAGCGCCCAGATCGGCGAACGGCTGGGGAAAGACGGCTATGCCTTTGCCAACGTGAACACCATCCCGGAGATTGATCAGGAAAACAAACAGGTCTCGCTCACCTTTTTCGTAGATCCGGGCAAGCGCGTCTATGTGCGGCGCATAAACATGGCCGGCAACACCAAGACCCGCGACGAGGTGCTGCGCCGCGAGATGCGGCAACTGGAGGGCGCCTGGGCGTCCACTGAAAACATCAAACGTTCGAAGGTGCGTTTGGAAAAGCTCAGTTATTTCGAGGAGGTCAGCGTTGAGACCCCGGCGGTGCCCGGCACGCCGGATCAGATTGACGTCAATTTCAAGGTGGTTGAAAAGCCCTCTGGCAACCTACTGGCTGGCCTCGGCTATTCGCAGACCCAAGGCATCATTTTCAATACCAGCGTCAACCAGGAAAATTTTCTCGGCAGCGGCAGTCACGTCAACGTTGCGTTCAATAACAGCAATATCAATACGATCTACAGTTTTGCATATACCAACCCCTATTACACGGTGGACGGGATAAGCCGCGGCTTCAGTCTGTTCTCGCGCAGCACCGATGCCCTTAGGGCGAACTTGGCGAATTATCTTTCCGATGTGAAGGGCGGTTTAGTCAATTTCGGTATCCCCATCAACGAATTCGATACGATCAGGGTGGGCCTGGGTTATGAAAACACCCTGATCAAAACGAGGGAGAATACCCCCACCGAATTCACCGCCTTTTTGGATGCAAACGGGCGCAGATTTGATACAATCAAGCTTACCTCCGGCTGGTCGCATGATACCCGCAACCGCGCGATCCTCGCCGATGAGGGCGCATATCAAAACCTGACGCTGGACGCCGCCTTGCCGGGGGGGGGGTTGAAGTATTACAAGGTGAACTATCGTCAGTTGAGGCTGTTCCCGCTGGCCAAAAACTGGGTGTTGTCCCTGAACGGCGAGGTAGGTTACGGAGACAGCTATGGCGGTACCACGGAGTTGCCCTTCTTTGAAAACTTTCTGGCCGGCGGCAGCCGCTCGGTAAGAGGTTTTAAAGATAATACCTTGGGGCCTAGAGCTTCGACGGGCAGGCCCTTGGGGGGCAATCTACGCCTGGTGGGGAATGTAGAGGTGTTTTTCCCCTTGCCGTTTGTGAAGGACAGCAAGTCAGCCCGGCTCAGCACCTTTCTGGATATAGGCAATGTGTATGGCACCAATGAAAGCTTCGACGCCGGCCTGTTGCGTTATTCCGCAGGGGTGTCGGTGCTCTGGATTTCCCCCTTAGGCCCGCTGAGCTTCAGCCTTGCACAACCTCTCAATAAAAAAGACAACGATAATGTGCAGAACTTTCAATTTACCATCGGCGCCGCATTTTAGATTTAGGAGAATAGGCTTGAGAAAGATTTTTTACACGCTGTGTACGGCTGTATTTTGGATGTCATCGGTTGCCTCCGCGCAGGAGCTGAAACTCGGATTTGTGAATGTCGCAAAGATAGCGGATGAGGCGCCGCAGGCCGAGGCGGCGCGCAGCAAGCTGGAAAAGGAATTCGCGCCGCGTGATAAAAGCCTGGTGGAGTCGCAAAAGCAGTTGAAGGCCCTGGAAGACAAGCTGGTCAAGGACGGGCCAGTGATCAGCGAAGCGGAGCGCGCCAAGTCGGAGCGCGAGATCGTCTCGCAACGGCGCGACCTTAAGCGCGCCCAGGATGAATTTCGCGAGGATTTCAACATCCGTCGTAACGAAGAGTTCGCGAAGTTGCAGAAGCTGGTGTCGGACGCCATCGTGTCGCTGGCCAAGAAAGAAAGTTACGATCTTATCGTGGGCGACGGCACCATCTACGCCAGCGACAGGGTGGATATTACCGACAAGGTGCTGGAAGCGCTTAAGGGCGCGAAGGGCGCCGAGCCCGCTGCACCGAAGAAAGAATAGGGCGAAGGCGGATGTGCGCCGGGGCAGTTTGGACACTCGGGCAACTTGCACAACGGGTCGGTGGACAACTTAAGGGCGATCCGGACGCGCCGATCTCCCGGGTGGCGCCCCTGCAAACCGCGCAACCCGGCGACATCAGCTTCCTTGCGCAGCCCCGTTACCGCAAACAACTGGCAGCCACCCGGGCCACGGCCGTCATACTGTCGTCTGATGATTTGGAGATCTGTCCGGTCGCAGCGCTGGTGGTGGACTATCCCTCCGTCGCCTATGCGCGCATCGCCGCGCTGCTGAATCCTGTTCCCCGCCAAGAGGGTATACACCCGGCCGCAGTGGTCAGCGCCGCCAGCCGCATACATCCCAGCGCATGGGTTGGCCCCTTGTGTGTGGTTGAAGAAGGCGTCCAGATCGGCGCACGCGCAAGCATCGGGCCGGGCTGCATGATCGGGCGCAATTCCAGGATTGATGAGGACAGCATACTGCTTGCGCAGGTCTCCCTTTGTCCCGGCAGCCAAATCGGGCGGCGCGTGCTGATACATCCGGGCGTGGTGATAGGCAGTGACGGCTTCGGACTCGCCAATGACAACGGGGTCTGGGTGAAGATCCCCCAGTTGGGCCGGGTACGGATCGGTGACGACGTGGAGATCGGCGCCAACACCACGATAGACCGGGGCGCGCTGGACGACACCGTGATAGAGGAAGGCGTAAAACTCGATAATCAAATCCAGGTGGCGCACAATGTGCGGATCGGCGCTCATACCGCGATCGCCGCCTGCGTGGGTATTGCCGGCAGCACCACCATCGGCAAGCGCTGCACCATAGCCGGCGGGGTGGGCATCAACGGGCACATCGAGATCGCCGATGATGTGCACATCACCGGTATGACCATGGTGACCAAGTCCATCTTTCAGCCGGGCGTGTATTCCTCAGGCATTCCCGTGGAACCCAACGCCGTCTGGAAAAAGAACGTGGTGCGCTTCCGGCAGTTGGAAGACATCGTGCGCCGGCTCAAGGCCCTGGAACAGGGCGGCGATGAAACCGCCTCTTGAACATAACGTTGTGTGCAACTACAACAACATCTAATAAAACCTCATGGAGACGCACGTGAATCAGATGGATATCCACGAGGTGCTCAAGCACCTGCCTCACCGTTACCCGTTCTTGTTGATTGACCGCGTGCTGGAGTGCACCCCGGGGAAATCACTCAGCGCCCTCAAGAACGTAACCATCAATGAACCCTTTTTTCAAGGTCATTTCCCGCACCGGCCGGTGATGCCCGGTGTGATGATTCTTGAGGCGTTGGCGCAGGCCACCGGCTTATTGGCCATGCGCAGTCATGATGTGCGCCGTAATGAGGATGTCCTGTATTACCTGGTGGGTATAGATAAGGCGCGCTTCAAGCAACCGGTAGAGCCCGGCGATCAACTTGTCCTGGAAGTGGAACTGAAGCGTAGCGTACGCGGACTGGTGCAGTTCACGGGTCTCGCCAAGGTCGCCGGCAAGGTGGTCGCCGAGGCCGATCTTATGTGTACCCAAAAAGAAATCCCGGTGTGATTCACGAACGAGCCATCATTGATCCCGGCGCGAAGCTGGGGTCGGGGGTTCACGTGGGCGCCTATTCCATCATCGGGGCGGAGGTGGAGATCGGCGATGGAACCTGGATAGGTCCGCACGTGGTCATCAACGGCCCCACGCGAATCGGCAGAGACAACAAGATATTTCAATTCGCCTCTCTCGGCGAAGCGCCGCAGGATAAAAAATATGCAGGCGAACATACCGCGCTGGAGGTCGGCGACCGCAATGTCATCCGCGAATACTGCACCCTCAACCGCGGCACCGCGCAGGGCGGCGGTGTAACCCGGATCGGTGACGACAACTGGATTATGGCCTATGTGCACATCGCCCACGATTGCCTGATCGGAAACCAGACCGTCTTCGCCAACGGCGCCGCCCTGGCCGGTCATGTGAGCGTCGGCGATTACGCCATCCTGGGCGGGTTTACCCTGGTGCATCAGTTTTGCGCCCTCGGCGCGCACTGTTTTTGCGGGATGGGCAGCGCCGTCTCCAAGGATGTGCCGCCTTATGTCATGGTCGCCGGCGGTCATGCGGCGGCGCCGCATGGGATCAATACCGAAGGGCTGAAACGGCGCGGCTTCAGTTCCGAGACCTTGCGTGCGCTGCGCGACGCCTACAAGATCGTTTATCGGTCCGGCCTGACTGTTGAACAAGCCCTGGTTCAACTCGAGCCGCTGGCGCAAGCCCATACCGATGTGAACGAATTTGTCCGGTTTCTGAAAGCCTCGTCACGCGGAATCATTAGATGAGAGAAAAGAGGCAAGAAGGCAGTGAAAAGAGGCAAGAGCAAAGAGAAAAGCTACGTAAGCCTTCCCTTTTTCTCTTTTCACTTTTTTCTTGTCTCAGTCGTTGAATGCGCATCGGCATTGTAGCCGGCGAGGCCTCGGGTGACCTGCTGGGCGCGAGGCTGATTCAAGCCCTGCGTAACCGGGTTCCGGATCTTATTGTGGAGGGCATTGCGGGTCCGCGCATGGTGGAGCAAGGCTGCGCGGCCTTGTTCCCCACTGAAAAACTCTCGGTGATGGGGCTGGTGGAGGTGCTGGGTCATTACCGCGAATTGCGCGCCATCCGTGCAGACCTTACGCGCCACTTCATCACGCATCCGCCCGATGTGTTCATAGTCATTGACGCGCCCGATTTCAATCTCGGTCTGGAATGCAAACTCAAACAGGCCGGCATTCCCACCGTGCATTACGTGAGCCCCTCGGTCTGGGCTTGGCGGCGCTATCGAGTCAGAAAGATAGCCCGCTCCGTGGATCTCATGCTCACGCTGTTTCCGTTTGAGGCGGCGTTTTACGCTTCACACCCCAAGTATCGGGTACCGGTCAAGTTTGTGGGCCACCCGTTGGCCGATACGATAGCGTTGGATGAAGAGACGCATGCGCGGCGTGCCGAGTTGCGGAAACAGTTGGGTATTCCCGCTGCGGCGGAGGTGATCGCCTTGCTGCCGGGCAGCCGCGTCAGCGAACTGAGGTATCTCGCGCGGAGTTTTATAGAGGCCGCGAACTGGTGCAGGGAGCGGCGGCCGGGGTTGTATTTCATCGCACCGCAGGCCACACCGGCGACCCGCCGGCTCTTTGCAGAGGCCGTGTCGGCGTATGCGCCGGATCTGCCCGTGACCCTGCTGGACGGCAGGACGCACGAGGCCTTGCGTGTGGCCGATATCGCGCTGATCGCCTCCGGCACGGCCACCCTGGAGGCGCTGTTGTTAAAGCGCCCGATGGTGGTAGCCTATCGGCTGGCCCGATTGACTGCCCTGCTGGTGAAACCTTTGCTGAGCGTCCCCTGGTTTTCATTACCCAATCTGCTCGCCGGACAGGAGCTGGTGCAGGAGTTCAGTCAAGACCGGGTCACGGCCCGGAATCTAGGCACGGCCATGCTGGATCTGCTTGAAGATCCGCAACGCATCGCCCGTTTGCGCGAAACCTTTACCGGCATCCATCGCTCCCTGCGCAAAGACGCGAGCGCGCGGGCGGCGGAGGCCGTACTCGAATTGACGGGAAAACGATGAGCGATCCGCAGTTCGGTTTGCTCATAGAGCCCGCTGAAGCTTTAATTGCCGGCGTGGACGAGGCGGGCCGCGGGCCTCTGGCCGGGCCGGTGATGACCGCTGCGGTGATTCTCGATCCACACCGCAGAATCAGGGGGCTCGCGGATTCCAAGAAGCTCACTCCCTTGCGCCGCGAACAGTTGGACAGCCTGATACGCGCTCGCGCCTTGAGTTGGTCGCTGGGGCTTGCCACGGTGGACGAGATAGACAGGCTCAATATCCTGCAGGCAAGCCTGCTCGCCATGCAGCGTGCGGTGGCGTGGCTGGACCTGCGGCCACAGTGTGTGCTGGTGGATGGCAACCATTGCCCGGCCCTCGATATGACTACGGTGGCCGTGATTGGCGGGGACGGCACGATCGCCGCCATCAGCGCCGCCTCGATTATCGCCAAGGTCGCCCGCGACCGCCACATGCTGGACATGGACGCCGTCTATCCCGGCTATGGCTTCGCCCGGCACAAGGGCTACGGCACGCCGGAACACCTGGCGGCCTTGCAGAATCTGGGCGTTACACCCATCCATCGCCGCTCATTTTCGCCGGTGCGTGAGAGGCTGGCCTCTGGACGGGCTGCGGACTCTTCAAATTGGCCGCACCTTGAGATTGAACTTGGGAGATGAAATAGTCCGATGCACCCCGTTTTTGTACATCTGCACCTTCATACCGAATACTCGCTGGTAGACGGCATCGTGCGCATCGAGCCCCTGGTCGAGGCGGCGGCGGAGGCGGGCATGCCGGCCGTGGCCGTGACCGATCAATGCAATCTGTTTGCTATGGTGAAATTTTACCGCGCGGCGCAGGCGCGCGGCATCAAGCCCATCATCGGCGTGGAGTTGTGGGTACAGGGGGTCGCTCCAGAAGCGGACACCAAAAAGGCCTCGCACGGGGCGAGTCCGTTACACCGTCTCGTGCTGCTTTGCCAGAGCGACGCCGGTTACCGTAATTTGACCCGCCTGGTGTCGCGCAGCTATACCGAGGGTCAGCAGCGCGGCATCCCCATCGTCCACAAGGACTGGATTACGGGCAGCAGCGAGGGTCTGATCGCCCTCTCGGGCGGCCGCATGGGCGATGTCGGGCAGGCCCTGCTCAGCCGGCAGCCGGCGCTCGCCGAGTCGCTGCTCGCGGCGTGGCAGGCGCTCTTCCCAAACCGGTTTTACCTTGAACTGCAACGCACCGGCCGCGCCGGCGAGGAAGACTATATTCATGCCGCCGTCGAGCTGGCCCTGGCGACGAGCACCCCGGTCGTCGCCACCAACGATGTGCGCTTTCTGAAAGCGGACGAGTATGAGGCGCACGAGGTACGCGTGTGTATCCACGAAGGCCGTCTGCTCGCCGACCCGCGCCGCCCGCGTCAGTACAGCGCAGAGCAATATTTGCGCAGCCCGGCCGAGATGGCCGAACTGTTCGCAGACATCCCCGAGGCAATCGAGAATAGCATGCGGATTGCCGAGCGCTGCAATCTCGAATTGCGCCTGGGGCAGAATTATCTTCCCGATTTCCCATTGCCTGAAGGAGTGGATTTAGAGGAATACCTGCGTCAGCAGGCCAGGCTCGGCTTGGAGGGCAGGTTGAGCACTCACCCGCCCGAGGCGGGCGATGCCGCAGCGTATTACCAGCGGCTTGCCACCGAGCTTGACGTGATTGTGAGCATGGGCTTTGCGGGCTATTTTTTGATCGTGGCCGACTTCGTGAAGTGGGCCCAACAACAGGACATTCCGGTCGGGCCGGGCCGCGGCTCGGGGGCGGGCTCGCTGGTTGCTTATGCCCTGGGCATTACCGGTGTGGACCCGTT
The DNA window shown above is from Gammaproteobacteria bacterium and carries:
- a CDS encoding OmpH family outer membrane protein — translated: MSSVASAQELKLGFVNVAKIADEAPQAEAARSKLEKEFAPRDKSLVESQKQLKALEDKLVKDGPVISEAERAKSEREIVSQRRDLKRAQDEFREDFNIRRNEEFAKLQKLVSDAIVSLAKKESYDLIVGDGTIYASDRVDITDKVLEALKGAKGAEPAAPKKE
- the bamA gene encoding outer membrane protein assembly factor BamA, which produces MKNLLQVLLVSILLITRAWAVEPFVVKDIRLEGLQRISAGTVFNYLPIKVGETLDEARSAEAIRALFKTGFFKDVRLEREGDVLVIYVTERPAVASIKISGNKDIETDTLLKALKEQGMAEGQVFDRSLLDKVEQELNRQYFSRGKYGVKISPTVTPLERNRVAVTIDISEGRAARIREINIVGNKVFGKEDLLDTFQLGGPTWISFYTDSDQYSKQKLTADLESLRSFYLDRGYLNFNIDSTQVSITPDKKDIYITVNITEGEKYTVKEVKLAGDLVAPQEELTRLISVQTGSIFSRKAATESSAQIGERLGKDGYAFANVNTIPEIDQENKQVSLTFFVDPGKRVYVRRINMAGNTKTRDEVLRREMRQLEGAWASTENIKRSKVRLEKLSYFEEVSVETPAVPGTPDQIDVNFKVVEKPSGNLLAGLGYSQTQGIIFNTSVNQENFLGSGSHVNVAFNNSNINTIYSFAYTNPYYTVDGISRGFSLFSRSTDALRANLANYLSDVKGGLVNFGIPINEFDTIRVGLGYENTLIKTRENTPTEFTAFLDANGRRFDTIKLTSGWSHDTRNRAILADEGAYQNLTLDAALPGGGLKYYKVNYRQLRLFPLAKNWVLSLNGEVGYGDSYGGTTELPFFENFLAGGSRSVRGFKDNTLGPRASTGRPLGGNLRLVGNVEVFFPLPFVKDSKSARLSTFLDIGNVYGTNESFDAGLLRYSAGVSVLWISPLGPLSFSLAQPLNKKDNDNVQNFQFTIGAAF
- the lpxB gene encoding lipid-A-disaccharide synthase, with the protein product MRIGIVAGEASGDLLGARLIQALRNRVPDLIVEGIAGPRMVEQGCAALFPTEKLSVMGLVEVLGHYRELRAIRADLTRHFITHPPDVFIVIDAPDFNLGLECKLKQAGIPTVHYVSPSVWAWRRYRVRKIARSVDLMLTLFPFEAAFYASHPKYRVPVKFVGHPLADTIALDEETHARRAELRKQLGIPAAAEVIALLPGSRVSELRYLARSFIEAANWCRERRPGLYFIAPQATPATRRLFAEAVSAYAPDLPVTLLDGRTHEALRVADIALIASGTATLEALLLKRPMVVAYRLARLTALLVKPLLSVPWFSLPNLLAGQELVQEFSQDRVTARNLGTAMLDLLEDPQRIARLRETFTGIHRSLRKDASARAAEAVLELTGKR
- the rnhB gene encoding ribonuclease HII; translated protein: MSDPQFGLLIEPAEALIAGVDEAGRGPLAGPVMTAAVILDPHRRIRGLADSKKLTPLRREQLDSLIRARALSWSLGLATVDEIDRLNILQASLLAMQRAVAWLDLRPQCVLVDGNHCPALDMTTVAVIGGDGTIAAISAASIIAKVARDRHMLDMDAVYPGYGFARHKGYGTPEHLAALQNLGVTPIHRRSFSPVRERLASGRAADSSNWPHLEIELGR
- the rseP gene encoding sigma E protease regulator RseP encodes the protein MNTVLTSVAAFVVTLGILITIHEFGHYWVARRLGVKVLRFSIGFGRPLWRRLAGPDQTEYVVAALPLGGYVKMLDEREGEVKPEELSRAFNRKSVGRRAAIVAAGPVFNFLFAILAYWIMFVIGVEGVKPVVGEIQPASIAAQAGLKGNDEIVTVAGKATPTWEAVLFILLDKVYDKGEIVLEVRDQDSRRRLHTLDLRGAPKGLDRGDLLENLGIRPVRPVLPAVIGEVEKGSAAEAAGLAKGDKILTADGAAIRVWDDWVNVVRKRPNQIIKMQIERAGAPLALEVKPAAVKAQTGIIGRIGAAPEPPAEIPAALRAVVRYNPAEALLQAGAKTWEMSALTLRVLGKMVVGQASLENLSGPLSIAQYAGYSAQDGLASFLRFLAIVSVSLGVLNLLPVPVLDGGHLMYYLIEAVTRRSIPAGIEQLGQRIGIALLLGLTVLAFYNDLTRLFG
- the lpxD gene encoding UDP-3-O-(3-hydroxymyristoyl)glucosamine N-acyltransferase gives rise to the protein MCAGAVWTLGQLAQRVGGQLKGDPDAPISRVAPLQTAQPGDISFLAQPRYRKQLAATRATAVILSSDDLEICPVAALVVDYPSVAYARIAALLNPVPRQEGIHPAAVVSAASRIHPSAWVGPLCVVEEGVQIGARASIGPGCMIGRNSRIDEDSILLAQVSLCPGSQIGRRVLIHPGVVIGSDGFGLANDNGVWVKIPQLGRVRIGDDVEIGANTTIDRGALDDTVIEEGVKLDNQIQVAHNVRIGAHTAIAACVGIAGSTTIGKRCTIAGGVGINGHIEIADDVHITGMTMVTKSIFQPGVYSSGIPVEPNAVWKKNVVRFRQLEDIVRRLKALEQGGDETAS
- the fabZ gene encoding 3-hydroxyacyl-ACP dehydratase FabZ; translation: MNQMDIHEVLKHLPHRYPFLLIDRVLECTPGKSLSALKNVTINEPFFQGHFPHRPVMPGVMILEALAQATGLLAMRSHDVRRNEDVLYYLVGIDKARFKQPVEPGDQLVLEVELKRSVRGLVQFTGLAKVAGKVVAEADLMCTQKEIPV
- the lpxA gene encoding acyl-ACP--UDP-N-acetylglucosamine O-acyltransferase; the encoded protein is MIHERAIIDPGAKLGSGVHVGAYSIIGAEVEIGDGTWIGPHVVINGPTRIGRDNKIFQFASLGEAPQDKKYAGEHTALEVGDRNVIREYCTLNRGTAQGGGVTRIGDDNWIMAYVHIAHDCLIGNQTVFANGAALAGHVSVGDYAILGGFTLVHQFCALGAHCFCGMGSAVSKDVPPYVMVAGGHAAAPHGINTEGLKRRGFSSETLRALRDAYKIVYRSGLTVEQALVQLEPLAQAHTDVNEFVRFLKASSRGIIR